The genomic interval CCACATCCTTCGTCAACCAAAAAGGCGGAGTGGGCAAGACCACAACAACAATTAATCTAGCGGCTTACCTTGCTGCTTTTGGGAAAAGAATACTCATAATCGATATCGATGCCCAAGGCAATGCGACTGTCGGCTGCGGCATCGACCGCGAAAACCTTGAGCTCGACATATATGATGTATTAATAGAAGGCACTCCCATTAAAGATGCCATCAAAAAAACAAACCTGAACAATCTCGATGTAGTCCCTGCATCCGCGCACCTTGCCGGAGCCGAAGTAGAATTGGTCCCTGTCCCCGACCGCGAACTAAAATTAAAAACTGCAATTGCCGAAATAAAAGACCAGTACGATTATATAATGATCGATTGCCCGCCATCGCTCAATTTGCTGACCGTAAATGCGCTTGCCGCGTCCGACGAAGTTATGATCCCGATCCAGTGCGAGTATTACGCGCTTGAAGGAATAAGCCAGCTTATGAAAACACTAGACCTCGTCCGCGAAAGCTTGAACCCAATGCTAAAAATCGGCGGGATAATTTTAACGATGTATGACCAAAGAACGGTATTGTCAAACCAAGTCGCCGAAGAAGCCCGGAAACATTTTGGGACAAAAGTTTTCCAAACGATAATTCCGCGAAATATTCGATTGGCGGAAGCTCCAAGCTTTGGCCAGCCGATTATTTTTTATGATCCGGGGTCGACAGGCGCGCTAGCTTACGAGAAATTAAGCAGGGAGGTGATCGGCGATGAATAAAAAAGGACTAGGTAAAGGATTGGGGGCGCTCATCCCAAAAGGTTCCGTATTTACGGGCGGCCGGACCATCGTTAATATCAGCATTGATCAGGTAATTCCAAACCCCAGACAGCCTCGCACCATATTCAATGAATCAAGCCTAAAAGAACTCGCCGACAGCATTAAAACTTCCGGCGTCGCCCAGCCTGTATTGGTCAGGATGCGCAAAGGGAATTACGAATTAGTCGCGGGTGAAAGGCGATTACGCGCCGCGAAGCTTGCCGGTTTAGCCGCAATTCCCGCTATCATAAAAGATTTTTCCGATGAAGAATCGGTTCAATTGGCATTGATCGAAAACCTGCAGCGCGAAGACCTAAATCCTATGGACGAAGCCGAAGCGTATGGGAGATTGGTCTCTGAATTCAATTTGAGCCAAGAAGTAGTCGCAAAAAAAGTCAGCAAAAATCGATCAACGGTCGCTAATATGTTAAGACTTCTTGAATTGCCAAAAGATGTCCAAAAAGCTTTGAGAAAGGGGGATCTTTCAACAGGACACGCCCGCGCTTTGCTATCGATTGAGAACAAAGATAAACAGTTATCAATATTTCATGAAGTCGTAAAAAGTAAACTTAGCGTAAGGGATATTGAAGTATTGGTCTATGGGGCGCCTAAAAGCATTAAAGCTCGCAAGGCTTCTAATAGCCATAAAAAGGCTAATGATGAATTGAAGCCTTGGGAAGATAAATTAACAACCCATCTTGCTACAAAGGTAAGAATGCATGGTACGGCTTCGCGCGGACGAATTGAGGTCGAATATTTTTCGCAAGACGATCTTGAACGAATTCTAACAATTATTACAGGCGAAGCGCTTGAAAATACCCATAAGACCGCAGAAAAATATGAATTGGCGGCAACTATTCCACCGGAGGCGGCGGGAAGCTAGATTGAAGATTTTTTCATCTGTTCGATAGCTGTTTCAATTGTTAAGCCGTCTTTTACCGCTTTTAGCAATATTTGGTAGAGCTTTCTTGTATTTGGGTCAGAATTTGCAAGAGTTGGGCCCATTTGGGCTTCGAAGGTCGCTTTGCCTTCGGGTGAAAGTATCGAATACACCTCAAAAAACCGGTTAATTTCATCAGTAAGCCTCAAATTTAGGTTTGTCATAAGTAAATTATAGCATATCGTCATCAAATATGTTATAATAGCGGCACAGTGGCAAAGATTTATCCTTTTCGCGGCGTTTTATACAATAAAAAGAGATTAAAAAAACTGTCCAAGGTGATATCGCCTCCCTATGATGTCATATCCGAAGAACTCCAAGACGAGCTTTACAACGAATCCGATTTTAAGATGGTCAGGCTTATCCTTGGCAAAGAATTCCCTGGGGACAATGAATACAACAATAAATACGTCAGGGCCGCGGCCTCTTTCGACGGCTGGGTCCGGCACGGGATATTGGTCCAGGATGAAAAACCGGGGATATATGTTTATGAACAGCAGTTCAAGTACTGCAGGAAAACATATTCAAGGCTAGGCGTTGTCGCTCTGCTTCGGCTGGAAGAATTTGGCAAAGGAAAGGTTTTTCCCCACGAGCATACGCTGTCTAGGCCTAAGCTTGACAGGATCGAGCTCATGCGGGCGGCATCGGCGAATTTTGACTGTGTTTTTTCTGTCTTCCAGGATGAAAAAGGCAAATTCATCAAATTCCTGAAAAAATTCACAAGGAAAAAACCTGATATCGAGGCAAAGGACAAGGACGGCATTAACAACCGGTTATGGCGCGTCAACCAGAAAAGCGTGGTAGCCAGGCTCCAAAAGGAATTCAAGGACAAGGCCGTTTTTATTGCCGATGGCCACCACCGCTATGAAGCGGCTTTAAGGTATCGCAATGAAATGAAAATGCGCAATACGCGCTTTACCGAAGAAGAGATCTATAACCATGTCATGGCATATTTTACTCCGATCGAAAACCCCAGCCTTCTTGTCCTGCCAATCCACAGGATCATAAGGGAACTGCCCCAAGCCGAAATTTCAAATATTTTGGTGGAGCTTGGGGTGCATTTTAATATTACCGAGATCCCGTTCGGAAAAAGATCCGAAACCCGCGCGCGCAAAAAGCTTTTGTCATTGCTTCAAAAAAATATGGAAGAGCACGCGTTCGGGATATACTTCAAAGAAGAGCCCAATAAATATTATCTTTTAACGCTAAAAGATGAAGCTGTCATGCAGGACCTTATCGAAGAGGAAAAGCCGCTCGCTTGGAAAAAATTGGATGTTACGATACTCCACAGCCTTATTCTAGATGATATATTAAATCTCCACGGTGAAGACCATTATACTTACACTCGCGATGAGAACGAAGCTCTTGACCGAGTAAAGAACGGGGAATTCGGGATGGCCGCGATCTTAAACCCGACAAAATTGTCTGATGTCATAACAATAGCCTGCAAATATGAAAGAATGCCCCAAAAATCGACATTCTTTTATCCAAAACTGACGACCGGCATGGTTATCAATAAGATAGTCCACGGCGAAAAAGTTGAATAGCCTCAATTCGGCGTTGATAACGCCCTATACTGCAATGCTTCAGCGATATGTTTTGCGTTAATATTTTCCGATGATTCAAGATCCGCGATCGTCCTCGAAACTTTCAATATCCGATCATACGCCCTCCCGCTGACTTTCAAATGAATTATCGCGGATTTAAGAAGATCGGAAGCTTCCTTGTCCAGTTCGCAAAATATTCTTATATGTTTTGGCGCCATGCTGGAATTTGAATATATGCGACGGCCTTCGAATCTTTTTTCCTGGATCTTTCTTGCGGAGACGACTCTTTCTCGGATCTGTGCCGATGTTTCGCCTTGAGGAAGGGAAACGAGTTCTTCTTTTTTAAGACGCGGAACTTCTATGTGTATATCTATTCGATCAAGCAAAGGCCCCGATATTTTTCCCCAATATTTTTGTATTTTATTTGGCGGGCATGAACAGTTTTTCATGGGATCCATGTAATTGCCGCAAGGGCAGGGGTTCATCGCGGCTACCAGCATAAAATCGGCAGGGTAGGTCACTGATGCGAGAGCTCTTGATACTGTAACTTGATGATCTTCAAGCGGTTGCCGCAGCACTTCCAAAACTTCGCGCTGAAATTCCGGGAATTCATCCATGAATAGCACGCCAAGATGCGCGAGCGAGACTTCGCCTGGTCGAGGCATTCTTCCCCCGCCGATTATTCCGATATCAGATGTAGTGTGATGGGGCGAGCGAAACGGCCTTTTTGTAATTAGCACATTTTTTCGATCGATCATTTCGGTAATTGAATAAAGTTTTGTAACTTCCAGCGCTTCATCAAGAGATAGGGGCGGCATAATGCTTGGTAGTCTTTTTGCGAGCATCGTTTTTCCCGATCCCGGAGGGCCTACGAGTAATATGTTGTGTCCGCCTGCAGTCGCGATCTCTAGCGCGCGTTTCGCGTGCGATTGTCCTTTTATTTCCGAAAAATCAAAATCGAATTCGATGTTTTTATTGAACAATTGTTCAAGATCAACTTTGTGATAATTTATTTGTAATTCCCCGTTCAGATATTGCACAGCTTCTTTAAGGGTTGAAACGGGAACTACATTTAATTCTTTAATAAGCGCCGCTTCATCGGCGTTCTCTTTTGAGACGATGACATTTTGCGACCCAAGCTTTTGCATTGAGTGGCAGATAGGAAGCATTCCGGACACTCCTCGCACTTCGCCGTTTAAAGATAATTCTCCCAGCATGAAAGTGTTTTTAAATTCGTTGGCGCCCATTTGTTCAGAAGAAGAGAGAAGCCCAATGGCGATCGGAAGATCGTATAATGGGCCTTCTTTTCTTACATCGCCTGGCGCAAGATTGATCGTAAAATATTGGGCAGGGAATTCAAACCCGGAATTTACTATCGCGCATTTGACGCGATCGCGGCTCTCTTTAACTGCCGCGTCCGGAAGCCCTACGATGCTTTGTCCGGGAAGCCCTCGGCTTGAATCGATCTCAACTTCAACCCTCTGTCCATCGAGCCCCTGCAATGACGCGCTATCAAGTTTTACAAGCATTTTTTAATCTCCTTATTTGATC from Candidatus Saganbacteria bacterium carries:
- a CDS encoding ParB/RepB/Spo0J family partition protein yields the protein MNKKGLGKGLGALIPKGSVFTGGRTIVNISIDQVIPNPRQPRTIFNESSLKELADSIKTSGVAQPVLVRMRKGNYELVAGERRLRAAKLAGLAAIPAIIKDFSDEESVQLALIENLQREDLNPMDEAEAYGRLVSEFNLSQEVVAKKVSKNRSTVANMLRLLELPKDVQKALRKGDLSTGHARALLSIENKDKQLSIFHEVVKSKLSVRDIEVLVYGAPKSIKARKASNSHKKANDELKPWEDKLTTHLATKVRMHGTASRGRIEVEYFSQDDLERILTIITGEALENTHKTAEKYELAATIPPEAAGS
- a CDS encoding ParA family protein, producing MATTTSFVNQKGGVGKTTTTINLAAYLAAFGKRILIIDIDAQGNATVGCGIDRENLELDIYDVLIEGTPIKDAIKKTNLNNLDVVPASAHLAGAEVELVPVPDRELKLKTAIAEIKDQYDYIMIDCPPSLNLLTVNALAASDEVMIPIQCEYYALEGISQLMKTLDLVRESLNPMLKIGGIILTMYDQRTVLSNQVAEEARKHFGTKVFQTIIPRNIRLAEAPSFGQPIIFYDPGSTGALAYEKLSREVIGDE
- a CDS encoding YifB family Mg chelatase-like AAA ATPase, which produces MLVKLDSASLQGLDGQRVEVEIDSSRGLPGQSIVGLPDAAVKESRDRVKCAIVNSGFEFPAQYFTINLAPGDVRKEGPLYDLPIAIGLLSSSEQMGANEFKNTFMLGELSLNGEVRGVSGMLPICHSMQKLGSQNVIVSKENADEAALIKELNVVPVSTLKEAVQYLNGELQINYHKVDLEQLFNKNIEFDFDFSEIKGQSHAKRALEIATAGGHNILLVGPPGSGKTMLAKRLPSIMPPLSLDEALEVTKLYSITEMIDRKNVLITKRPFRSPHHTTSDIGIIGGGRMPRPGEVSLAHLGVLFMDEFPEFQREVLEVLRQPLEDHQVTVSRALASVTYPADFMLVAAMNPCPCGNYMDPMKNCSCPPNKIQKYWGKISGPLLDRIDIHIEVPRLKKEELVSLPQGETSAQIRERVVSARKIQEKRFEGRRIYSNSSMAPKHIRIFCELDKEASDLLKSAIIHLKVSGRAYDRILKVSRTIADLESSENINAKHIAEALQYRALSTPN
- a CDS encoding DUF1015 domain-containing protein — encoded protein: MAKIYPFRGVLYNKKRLKKLSKVISPPYDVISEELQDELYNESDFKMVRLILGKEFPGDNEYNNKYVRAAASFDGWVRHGILVQDEKPGIYVYEQQFKYCRKTYSRLGVVALLRLEEFGKGKVFPHEHTLSRPKLDRIELMRAASANFDCVFSVFQDEKGKFIKFLKKFTRKKPDIEAKDKDGINNRLWRVNQKSVVARLQKEFKDKAVFIADGHHRYEAALRYRNEMKMRNTRFTEEEIYNHVMAYFTPIENPSLLVLPIHRIIRELPQAEISNILVELGVHFNITEIPFGKRSETRARKKLLSLLQKNMEEHAFGIYFKEEPNKYYLLTLKDEAVMQDLIEEEKPLAWKKLDVTILHSLILDDILNLHGEDHYTYTRDENEALDRVKNGEFGMAAILNPTKLSDVITIACKYERMPQKSTFFYPKLTTGMVINKIVHGEKVE